In the genome of Candidatus Lokiarchaeota archaeon, the window AAGATGCCCTTAGCTGATTCCAAAGGAGGAACACGAGAATGGGTGTTGTACAGCGGAGAAAGAAAGCAAAGGAGCTCGCCCAAAAATATGGGTATCGAAAATATATGATAGAGCGGTATCTGAAACTGTGGGGCAAGGATGAAACACTGGAGTTCATCAAATCCTGTGAACAAGAAATCAGGACGGCAATAAGAGCAAACGAGTTGAAGGCACCAATCGGTGAGCTCGTGCGTAGGCTTGAAGACAAGGATGTCGAGCTCGAGGAGATTGAATGGTTAGAGGAGGGCTTCTATGCAGATTTTGGGGGATTCTCACCTGGAGCCATATTTGAGCATCTGATTGGCCTCTACTATGTACAGGGTGTACCGTCAATGACAGTTACGAAGATTCTTGATCCACAGCCAGGAGAGACAGTTTTTGATCTAGCTGCAGCTCCAGGCGGCAAAACAACACACATTGCACAATTAATGAGGAACGAAGGGCACGTAGTGGCAATCGAGAAAGACAAGCTACGAGTTGTAAGCTTGGAAAGCAACTTGATGCGCTGTGGAGTAAAAAATACGTTGGTACTCAGAGGTGACGCAATGAAGCTAGCCAACATTCCTCGTACTCCAGACAGGATACTACTTGATGCCCCCTGTTCAGGTGAAGGGTTGATTCCTATAGATCCGACAAGAAAAACAAGTAAGACCATGGCAGATATTCGGTACTGTGCAACAAATCAAGGCAAGATGCTAGATGCAGCTATTGATACCCTTAGAGAAGGAGGTATTATCGTCTATTCTACTTGTTCTATAGCTCCTGAAGAGAACGAGTTCGTCATTGATGATTTGCTGAAACGGAGAAAGGACGTAGAGATAGTCCCGATTGATTTGGAGTTTGGTGTACCTGGATACACGAATCCATACGATATTCAAATGAATGAAGATTTGTCGAAGGCTCGACGTTTGTTGCCACATAAACATCAGACAGAGGGGTTCTTTATGTGCAAAATGCGGAAGGTGAAATAATGTCACTAGAATTGGCCGAACCAGCTGAATGGAGAGATATAAGAAAACAAATCGATAGCGATTTCGGCATCGGAGCAGCAGAACATCTCCGAAAGAATCTTCTTCTGGTGAAGATTGAAGAAAACCCTAAGCAATCATACTATCTTGTGTCGCCCGAGTGGGAAAGCATCTTGGAATCAGATTTGGATACATACAAACCTGAGTTTGGTGGCATTTGGCTAGGGGATATGCAGGAAGGGGAGTTCAGAATCGGGCTTCATGTTCTTGATGAACTCTCAGAAATAACCCAAAGCAAGGTAATCGTCTCTGACGTGGGAGCGGAGTCCTTTACCTACGGACGCAGCATACTGAAAGAATCGGTCATAACTATTGGTGTAGGATTGGAAAGGGGCCAGAAGGTGATAATTCTAAGCAATATGGGTGATAGTCTTGGCTTTGCCAAGTTGACTATCGATTCCTCCAGAATCGACCTGCTTTCGGATGAGAGCCTTGTGGCCAAGAACTTGGCTGATATTGGCTGGTATATACGTAAATATACCCAGTGATTGATGCCCCATGGCGAGCAATTATACAAACATATCGCTTGAGGGGCTCTCTTCTGATTCGATGCTTTTCCGCATCTTCTCAAGTCGCTCGATTTCCTGACTCTCTTCGAGTAGCTGATCCACATCAGCTTTCACGCCATATACATCATTGATTTTCTCAAGCATGGTTGCAGCAGCACCTGGGTCAGGACGACCACGAGTTGCGTAAGTCAATAGTCCAATGCCGTTTGCATCCCGCATCTCCAATTCTGCTAGAAATAGGGCAAGGGGACCAGCGACAAAAAGACCCTCTTCAAGAAGGGGGATAGACCACTTGTCGAGTTGCTCTTTGTATGCGGAAGTTGGTACACACCGCATATCGGAGGTATTATCCTCTTTGAAGCTTTGATCTAGGCCTCCAATCAGCAAAGATTCAGCGAATTCGTTTTCCACAACCCATTCGGCTATGTGGGAGACGAAATTCCACTGCTCATTGTTATGTGGCTGAAATCGGGGAACCATGAAAACCATGTTCTTCTCGGAATAGAAGTAAATCTCGAAGGGGAGCACCAGTCTTTCATTTTCCATAGATACGAAAAGAGGTAGCATATCACTTCGGATAAAGCCAACACGCTCCGCTTCCAAGGTCCTCGTGAGATGAGCTGTGCTGAGGAAACCCACTTCCCCTAGGCCATGAAAACCACAAACAAATGTGGCATTTTTGGGAACCTCGAAATCATCTTTAAGCATTATCTCGAACTCGGATTCTCTTGTACTCACGAAAGCCATTTGAACTCAAACCTCAGCCTGAAAGGATAGACACAGAAATAGCCTATCCTCTTTGCTTGAGCCGGTCAGCTTTCATGTCGCTTTTAATACTATGGAATAGCTACATATTGCGGGGAAGGGGTAACAACGAATACTTGAAGTCGAACGATTTCTAATTAGCAAAGCAGAATCATCGATTTCATCTCGTCTTTTCACCCCAGAACGCCCCAAACCCGCGGAAAGCGGACTTACAGGCCAAAAATACTACTACCCTTTATATAGGGCGCACAAAAGACTAATAACTAATATCAATAGTTTACAATGATAACTAATATCAATAGTTTGTAACAAAGGTTGAATGAATCCTTGAGCACCCTGAGAGAACTGGAGTTCGAACGTACTTCACCACAATTACTTGAGGTGCTAAGGCGACAGGGGTTAGCTAGCCTGACGAAGTTCCAGACGAGAGCTTTGGAAGAGGGAATCATGAGGGGGACAAGCCAGATTCTGGTTACACAGGATTATGTTGAAGGATACCAGATTGGGGAGATTGCCCTCCTAAACAGGGTTGCATCAGATTTTCGTACTCGGGGCATTGTTCTTTGTCCACACCCCCATCAAGCAGAGAAACGGCTTCGTTCTGTAGCCCAGAAATGTAGTAGATTGGGAATCGAAGTCACCCCAATAATAAGAAGAACTGACGCAATTGATTTGCCAAGAGACGTAGGGAGAGTAGTTGTGGCAACGTTTCGCTCACTTAGTATAGCCGCACGGAATCAACCATCACTTTGGAAGAATGTAAGCTTTCTACTCATCGAGAGACTAGATCTGATAGGACAACCAAAGCTTGGGGTTCAGCTTGAGACCGCTATTGTGGGGGGAATGGCAAGAAGCTCAAACATTCAGTATGTAGCCCTATGTCCAGAAGTTGCTGATTTGCCAGATCTGGCAAAATGGCTAGATGCATCCATTGTCAGGGACAAAAAGCCTGATGTGAACAGAATATTCAGTGTGAAGGCATTCAAAAGCATCACCGAGTCGCTAGCGGATCTATCGCAGTATGTTCACAAAAAGCAGGGACAGGTTATCATCCTTGCACCCGATATTCAATCTTCCCAGAGACTGGCGGAACAGTTGACCGGTTTAGATAACAGTGAAACAGCACCACATCTTGATTTTGGATTGACACCAGGGCATCGAGATGAACTAAGAGAACTTTGCATGCGTATAAAGAGAGTCCATGCTCAATGCAATATGACGCAGAGACTTGTTAATGTTCTTAGCAAGGGAGTTGCCTTTTTCCACGAGGGTGTCGCGAAAAAGCAGAGACGAGCCATATCTGAGGCTTGGGATGACAAACTGGTACCAGTAATAGTGATGCCTACACGGTTCGCACTTGCCAGCGGTATGACAGCCACAGTGGTCTTCTTGATTGGTGTTTTCGCACATAGAAAAGAGAGCATTCAGCGGGATGACGAAGAGTTAGTTATGCTTTCAGAATGGCAGATGAATAATCTGTTGCAAGCAGCGGGTAGAACCAAGCTGGATACGGAAGGTTTCGGAATCGTTGTTGTCGATAATGATCAAGAAAGGGAGAGAGTCTTACTGAAATATTTCAGAAGAAATGAGAAGGGGAATCTGATGCCACGGCTCGGAGAGGTTGACAGTCTCATGGATGACCCTGAGAACCTTCAGTTCTTGGTATTGGGACAGCTTTGTACTACTGATGAGCAACACAGCAGGCCACTGGCAATCATAAATGAAACCTTCTGGGCTTCTACAAACAAGACATTCAATCCGAAGGAGGAGCGCTACGTACCGGTAGATGAGATTCCTATTGATACACTGCTTTCACTACGGGCAACAAAGTCCACGCTGGAACGGGCAGAAAAAATCGATGATGAAGATGTCAAAGTGGTCTCAGTTAATCCATCCAAGATAGAGGGACTTGTCCATAGCGCCAGCCGCGAGCTCTGGCATTATGTTACACTAAACTCATCCGAAGGGGTATCATGTAGCTGTGAATCATGGAAATATCAAGGGATGAAGAACCACAGATTATGCAAACATCTCGTTAAATTCGCTAACTATGCACTCCATGACGATGAAGCAGAACCATATGCTGGGGGAGTTCTGAGGCATTCATTACGAGGGCTTGAAACGCTTGAAGAATTGGAAAAGAGTGGGCTTCTGGAGAAAAGTGGAGAAGACGTTCAATGTACGGAACTAGGTAAGAGAGTTGCAGCATTAGGAGTTTCTATTGGCGACGCGAGAAGGACCAAAAGGATAATCGAGAACAGTGAAGGTGACTTCACAAATACACTGATTGAACTAGTACGAACCAAAACAGGGGGGAATACTGAACAACTCAAGAGAATACTGGCAGCCGTACTAGAGGACGACAGCCAAGAGAGTATGTATTGTGAGGAGGATTTACCCGGCCTGATAGAAAATCATGTAGAGGAGTTACTCTATGTGAATTCTGTCCTAGAGCAGATGTTGATTGAAGACGAAGATGGAATCCTCAAAGACAGACCAGCTCATCTAGGAGAGAAACTCAAGAGCGCATTATCGGATATCGGTTGACTTTTTACGTGGTAGTTTTGTCAACGGACCTGAAGCAGGGTGCACGCTATTATCCTGCTCCAACATCCTATGGAGAATTGAGCATGAAGCTGTTTGAGTCAGAAGCGAAAGAAATCTTCCGTGACTTTAACATGCCCACACCTAGTAGTGGTC includes:
- a CDS encoding NOL1/NOP2/sun family putative RNA methylase, which encodes MGVVQRRKKAKELAQKYGYRKYMIERYLKLWGKDETLEFIKSCEQEIRTAIRANELKAPIGELVRRLEDKDVELEEIEWLEEGFYADFGGFSPGAIFEHLIGLYYVQGVPSMTVTKILDPQPGETVFDLAAAPGGKTTHIAQLMRNEGHVVAIEKDKLRVVSLESNLMRCGVKNTLVLRGDAMKLANIPRTPDRILLDAPCSGEGLIPIDPTRKTSKTMADIRYCATNQGKMLDAAIDTLREGGIIVYSTCSIAPEENEFVIDDLLKRRKDVEIVPIDLEFGVPGYTNPYDIQMNEDLSKARRLLPHKHQTEGFFMCKMRKVK